ttcaataaaaattacgtttttaaacaaaaattatctttttaagcaaaaagtaaattttagacaaaaagtaccttttaaaaaagaagTATGAAATTGCcgaatttttattaacaaatctcAATATTTGAAGTGTATTGTGTAAAGTACACATACAAATTTCTATCATGAttagaaattttaatgattttcttttcgaaacaagatataaaataacaccttcgtaaaatttcattcattaaagaaattaatttctTCAAAAACACACTATTTACACTTTTTCTACTATTTGTAAAAACTCTCATGAATTTTTTCCTAGTCAGCAATATCTAATTTGTATTTTCCACAAGTCAAATGAATGGATTCAAATCTAGCAACTCCCAAAATTTGGCTTCATTTTTGGTGATTTCTTGCATGTTTGGTAATGCCGTGGTCGGTAATGctgtaccaaaaaaaatatatttaccaaTGAAATACTTGTTGTTTTATCTTGCAGAATTATTACCCCTCCACCTGTTTATAGATTCTACAAAACCTATTTCAGTTTATGCTAATTTctaaagcattttttttttgtccatcTTACTTTATTTACATTTGCTTATTCTGCttaaaattgaaatgtttatatttaaacttcAACAGGAATgtggaaaaaaatcatttgcaacatttatcacatggctgtgtgtttttttcatcTTCTGCTCATGTAATACAAGTggatattaaattttcaattgcattttaatagataaacgaatttaaaaaaagctattaatttgattttaaataaattcttgaatttagtttaaacaaaaattagagcAGAAATCTCCAATTActcagaaattccaaaaaaaaaaagaagtatttaACGCCCACTTTATTTGAAAACTAGTATTTGTAGCTAAATTTAGCTAAATGATGGAggtttttaaagctaaaaaaatGCAGTGACACCACAAGTaggtaaaacattaaaaatattgttgttatacatttttgagaaaatatgttaaacattttatttccttttttgtcAAAACTTATTCTTTTCTCTAACTcaacttaataaaaatattgaattttaatgattttcataATTAGTCCGATAATACAGGAATTATATCTTAGGATATCCTTACCATACTTTGTGCAATATTATTGCAAACTGCATTACCCATACatgtttacaacaacaaaaaatgtaaacattacTTGTAGATAATGTGGGTAACACAGTGACGATGCTTAGTTGTCAAATTCCttactcttgcaacaacaaaatacatgctagtcaatgtattttgttgttgtttgacaAATCAGAGTGTCTTCTGTCCATGTGTATGTGATTTTATTAAACCACTGCAAAGTTGACCAATAGTATTGCAAGCTTTACATTTTTCCAGgctttacattaaatcaaaacGTCGCCAATGATCAGCTAGAAATTAATTCTAGTTCtgtaacaacttttttataatttcaattgtAATATTAGTAATTTTCAATTCgttgaattaaaaattactaaaactTGTAATCAGAGTTCTCACTTTCATCATATTCTCATATATTCAATTTTTTAGTTACCAGATACCAGAGAAATTAACTCTTtagttgtaaaaaataaatcaccCAAAACAATcggttttaaactaattttttttacatggtTTGTtggtattgttacgaaattgtactttaattcaaatataacgattttaacggctgatttaaagtagcataatgctttcaaatagcagtgcccaaactttaacatatctgtgggcattattaacattgaataaatgctttcagttgaccattgatcgtaagtatggcaacgctgtttgctgcgatcgtatattcgaattcgaatattcagttaaagaacattgtagaaatagagttttctagatggtaatgcagtgttataaatagtggcagaggttgcagtcgtgagtgagttgatcagagacgcttatagaataaacatcaactgagttccttaaagtgtgttgtatttttcaagtgaatttgtgtacattataaagtgtgtctgtatttctgcgaatttataaacgtgtataaaaaacattgagtggctatttaattctgttgttgttgtacattttaaataaataaagagttgttataattttcaaactactaaacggattttatttgcaatcaatagtatccggtttattttaaggaaataaaccaacgttttgaaaaggttaaaacgtaacagtatgaTAACATTTATcagtttcttaataaatatgataggatacaattaaatttaaatgtacttAAACTAAATAACTATTACTACTTTATTCACatgtatattgttacgtttttaccttttaaaaacggtggttaatttcctttaaataaaccagattctttaaaattgtaacaactctttattcaaattttcacaacaatttaaatagtcattttcttttaatacacacactttaaaaCACACAgtggtaatgcagttgatgttaagtCTGACAGCGCCTACAATACTGACTGCAACTTGCTGTTAAGCCGTGTGTCCATTACCAAGTTTTCTTGCGGAAATTACAATACAGAAGAGACTTCCAGAAGTTTTTGTCGTGTAAACACGTATTAgaagcagagacctgcgccgaacggctgtaattatttagaaataattttgagTAGTTACTTTTTAGTCGGCTGACAGCGAGCTAACCGCCGCCGTGAAATTTAGTCGGCGCAGGTTACTGATTAGAAGTCGACTTTCAAAAGTTACTTGCAGCaattatgtggaaatacgtGTTTGTTGCTTGCTggaagtaaaaaatttaaaatatttttttaaaataaaatttttttttagtatttaacttgtatagttttatttatataaattaactgaaaaacaaacaacataattaattatattctgaaaaaaatggaacaaaattaaaaatattcactatttcgctgctgacaaaacaatggaacttttaaacttctgcaagaaagaagggtaaaacgaaaataaaatttaaaagaacgatgtaaaaagcatcctgtttacagttattttattttatttttaaattctggtaatttttcacaatttctttttcaaagttaacgaaaatggctaaagttaagatttgtgatgacttaaaaaataaaataattaacgattttaaagctggtttaaaacaaaaaagtatctgtgacaaatattcaataaataaatcagcagtttcaaaaattataaagaaatttcgtgagactggttctgtaaaaactcaacatttaggtggaagacctcgtaagactactcctagacaagatatgtaatttaatagcgagagagttcaagaaattcccaaaaataactcctcgagagtttgttaatagcctaaaattagaaataagtacccgaacagttagtcgcagggcaaatgaggctggtcttggttgctatcgtcctgtgaaaaaaccactcatttctaaaaagaaccgttctgttcgtctacaatttgccagggatcatttaaactggtcgatacagaaatggaatactgtcctcttttcccacgaatccaaatacaatttaagaggcagtgatgggagaacatttgtaagacgaccaaagatccaaagtacacaaataagactgtaaagtttggcggtggcaatattatggtatggggatgtttttcagggcaaggtatgggcccaattcatattataaaagataccatgacaggtataggatacagaaccaaattaaacgatgttatgtatccatacgctgaggaaaatatgcccctagtttggagattccaacacgacaacgacccgaaacacacctctagggttgtaatcgagtggttacaatccaacgaggtacgtgtttttgaagtggcctgccctaTCGAAAGATCTGAAtaccatagaaaatctatgggaaattgtagatcgtaaaataaggagccaaaattacaccaggaaggaagatttatcggaggcggttataagggaatggcaaaatatttcaaaggagaccattgactctttaattggttcaatacatcgtcgatgtgtagcagttataaaaaataagggatacccaacaaaatattgagttattgcaaagtttagacagaccatatttgttaaaataataccaaagtttccattgttttgtcaatgccgtaataaagaaatcttttaattttgttttctcattttttgaatttaattaattatgtcctttgttttttgttaaattaagttaataaaagtatacaaataaaatactacaaaaatgttaaaattttttaaaaaattatttcagattttaggccactaatgaaatatttcttaatgtttccattgttttgtcaaccactgtatataagtttatctttctttttgtaatttctacatttttcatttccgaccctataaagtatatacatatattctggatccttatagatagcggagtcgattaagttatagccatattttaaatttttcgtaaaacttgcgattttttaaattggcgtttttgtgaaatttgaaattttttgtaaaatgtgcaattaaatgtgtatttttatgaaattgttgattttttttttcaaattataatttttttaaattggcgttttttttaaatcggtgattttttatgaaataaacgattttgtttGGAATAAAGctcaattaattttttgccgatttttcataattattttttatcttttttatcTATTTCTTTAGATTCTTACAATCATGTCAGAGAATCCGGCAAATCGAGTGATTCTAGTCTTTCCAGTATACATGGCTATCGCAGATTCAATGATGATCATATAGGAGGCGGTGGTGGTGGCTTAAATAGTTCGGGGATGGTAGGTGGAGGAGGAGTAGTAGGCACAAACGAAAGCTTACGAGTGGGTTCATTGCAAAAACATCGTAGTCGTAAAGAGGGTAGCAGTGGTGGCAGGTAAGTTTGTCTCCattacaaattcaaatttaaaattaagtatgTTGTAATGTTTATCCAATTGTGTATTGTTGTCTGAGTATTTGCATTAATGTGCGATCACGTTTGTTTGGATGGATGGATAGATAGATGGATATCATGCAAAACATAATTTAtgccattttaaatttaaaacgttATGTATCTTGTATTGTCATTTATAGTTTTGATGTGCTGCAAGAGAGTATCAGTTCGCATAATATTCCACATGTCAGCAGTAGTAGCCAGCGTCAGCATAGATCAAGCGAAATGAGTTCACCCACTATGCATACGCCACAAACGAAAAAGAAAATCTCACCGGATGCTCATCATTTGCAGCAATATCCACAAACATCGCCGTCGCCACAGCAACCCATATTTAATTCACAGCAACGTTCATTGGTAAGCGGTGGAGGCGGTAGTACTACGGGCAGTGTTGGCAGTAAGTCATCAACATCCACACGACAAACTATGGAATATGGAGGAAGTGGtaagtttgcaaattttttttttggaaattaaacctaaaaaaatctaatatttttttatttgcagatAGAGAACGCGACTTTAAGGTGTCCTTGGCTAGATCGGGCAGTTTTATGTCTTCATCCATTAATCCCTCGGCTGCTGGCCACCACAGTAAATCGTATCGCCGTTCGGCGGCCGAGACCGCCAATGGCGTGGGTGTTTCGCCTGCCAGCGCTGCTTGCATTGTGGGTGGTGGTAATGGTGGCAATGGGGGAGCGGCTAGCGATGATTCCATGCACGAGAAATACTTTAAATCCGTGGAGAATACGCCACTCTCACGCCGTCGCCACACTACCACACCCAAAGGTTCCAGTGGGGCCGCTAGCGCCAGCAGTGGCCATGGCACTGGTGGCAGTGCTGGCAGCAATATGAAACATTCTAGTGATTCATCACCCCAAAGTCCCATCAGTCCAcacagtaataaaaataaaccacttaaGGCCTCGCCCAATATTATGTCGGAACGCGGCACTCCCTTGCTACATTCACCCGGTGGTCATTCCATCTGTTCGGTGCAACAGCCACCATCGTCATCTAGTCATTCGCATCATAAACAAGATTCATCTTGTAGtttagaattattaaatttggATCGTTTGTCGTTGAGGGAGGGTGCTGGTGGTGTTGTTGGTGTCTTGGGCGAGAGAATGGGCTCCAACAAAACCACTTCGCCTCACTTGAGCGACATAACGGGACATGTAACGGCCACGAATAATATAACATCCAAGAATTTTCCTTCTTCCGACAATATTGGCCTGTTGACTCATTCTTCAAGGGGTTCGAATGATTCACGTGGCAAACACAAGTCTTCGAATACGGGTTCATGGTCACAGCCGCAGGATAATCGTTCCAGAGGTCATAATTCATTGAGTTTGGTGAGTTTGTAtggcatttaaataaattatcttAAGTTTCTCATTTACCGGCAATGGCGGggaaaaacttttgttttaaattaaatttatggacATTACAAGTTGAAAGGATGTTTAATATGTTGCCATAAATCTTACAACCtttgatttttaatgattaaCCAAGAAAAGagaaaatctatttatttttttatggctGCATTGTAAATTTTAGgttatgtttacattttttttcatataaacaaacaaatgtcGGTAATACAGTTTGTTATGATATTGCCGGGCATGGAGAAAGAAACTAAATccttttaaaacgtttttttttttaatttcaggaCAAACAATCTCGTCATTCTAACGATTATTATCATCATGATAATAAACGTAATTCTCGTAAAGCCAAAGAAAGACATCATCATTTGCATGCCGATAATAGTGATGTGGAATATGATAATGGTAATATATCGCCCTTATACAGTAACTGGGATTCGGTAAGTCTTATAGGTTCCATTAAAAATTAAGATCATtctaaatctttaattttttctacaaaataggAAATGCAGGAGCATTTATTGCCCCTCAAACACTACATAATCGAACAGGCGAAATTGTCGGGTCGTTATGTATTCGGTGATCCCATTGATTCGGATTCCTATCATTCGGACAGCCAGTCGGAGCAGTCGTTGTCGGGTCATGAGCCCGATAATGAAGATTCAGATGGCGGTTCGGATACACATGGTGGTTATTTAGAGCACAATTATGGTATGATTGAAGACTATGCAAATATGGGCGATAGTGTCTCATATTATGCCTATCAATATCCACCATATGATCCAGCTGCCAGAGAAGAAATGTAGGTGGTgctaaacaaagaaataaaaataataaattgccataaatttcaattattttaaattctttttttttacattatttttctttaaaataatggaattttttaaaatattatttttatatatttagctCGGATAACGTGGAAGCTGTTCTAGAGGGCATAGGCTCCGATGTTAACtcacaaaaatcaaaacaacctACACGCTATCAATACTACGATACTGCTACCACTCACACCCCCTCTACACTTAATCAACAACAGTCGACACATCATTTCAGTACAGCACAGCAACAGCCACATCATCTCCTTACTGCACAACAGCAGCCACAACAATTGTATTCAAATGCACCGCCACTACCGCCCGGTCATCCTTCAGCCTCTGCCTCTCATCATCACTTGCAATTGGATGGCTCGGACAAATCAAAACAATCACAAACTCTACCCTCACCCAATCGGCAAATATCACGCATTGCACAAAATTCCCAAGACAGTGGCACCGGCATTGGTGGCCGTTTGCCAATGCCACCGCCGCCACCACATCCCTATACCAAAGAAGGCGAAACAAATGTTTCGAATATGGTGGGTGGCAGTATGATGCGTCGACCATTGCCACCGCCCAATCTCAAGCCCACTATACAGCAAATCTTTCCACCCAGCGAACGGGCACCCCAGGGTCTGGGCGGTATGCCCACGTTGGCCTGCATGAAGGAATGTGATATTGAAAAGTTTGCGGCGGATAATTTAAATCTGCACTCAAAGGGTATATTTCGTAAAAAGGTAAATTTTCATTtctagtttttcattaaaatgtttagagattttaaaattgtttttttttttattaattgttctACAGTCTTCCGTACGTGACATGTTAAGTTGGACATCGGAGGCCATAAGTCGTCCCATGCTGGCTTTGTCGCGTGACAAAACCGATAAGAAAATTGCCATAGAACTGTTTAAATTGGTGCAAATCTATATGGGTGATCGTAAGGCACGAGCAGGCATGAGTTTAAATTCGGTAGCCATAGATATAATAACAGCCGCATTGCCACAGCAACAGTAAGTAAagaatttttggagaaaaactCAAAAGAAACCAAGAACTTACTCAAAAGGCGCtagttttgtttctttattaGAGCTTTCCCCTCATATCCAATCATTCCCATTTTTAACACtgaattttaataggaaaaatgggaaaagggaaaatactCCCGGGGATTTTTTTATTCAAGATGGGGctaataatttctttatatttgatGGGTTTCTGATTAATTCAGACTATTTCTGAGAAAAACCTGGAAATATTACTAGGACTGCAACTGAtcaactcaaatttattggttCTCATTGAActgaatcaaaaattttgaaatctttcaaaattttctatttcttttaatatttttcttttttctctctctctctctctctccctcTATTAAAGATTACGAGATGAATTGTATGTACAATTATGCCGCCAGACCACAGAAAATCCCAAACGGGACTCTTTAATTCGTGGTTGGGAACTAATGGCCATTTGTTTGTCCTTTGTGCCACCATCAGTAACATTTCAGCCGACTTTGTTAAAGTAAGTATTCCAAAATAAGAGCTATTCTGCAAACCAAGCTAATaataacgataattgtttaTTCTTAACAGCTATGTCAATCGCCACAGAGACACCACTTATGCTATATCATTTCCCGAGGTGGGCAAATGGCCCATACATGTACAAATATCTCATTACGCCACCGTGTGTTGCAGACGTTTGGATCGTATTGGTAGTCATGGGCGCAAGCAGGCGAAAAAGCCTACGGACGATGAAGTGGAACAAGCTAGGGTATGGGTTTTCtcttgattttaataattctgtataaatttgtatgggtttttttgtgttttttttcagaATCAAATTTTACGCAATAGCATGTTTGGCAATACTTTGGAGGAGGTAATGCAATTGCAAAAGGATAAATTTCCATTCCGCAAATTGCCGTGGATACAAACAACGCTATCGGAACATGTAAGTTGTGAAATGATTTGTAATAAATTGCGGACTAAGTATAATAATTCAGTAAAGCTGaggaaatgtttgaaaattacttttttattgaatgagtTTTTAGTTACTAAAAACTAATACTAGTTATCCTTCAATCTAGACACCAGAGgtttgactggtgaatttaataAGGGATCATTAAGCTTCCCACCACTAAATATCCCTAATTCAGTAAAACCGAGGAAAcgtttgaaaaatcactggttTTTAGAGTTAATGAAGGGTAAAGTCGATAGTCACTAAAAACTACTACTGGTTACACTTCAATCTACATGCCAGAgtagaatttaataataaaatattaagctaTCCACCCCTCCACCACCACTAAATGCTCTAATTCAGTAAAACGGAGAAAACGTTTGAAAAATCACTAGTTTTTAAAGAGAATCAAGGGTTAAGACTTGAGTCACTAAAAACTACTACTAATTACCCTCGTTCCCACGACAATTGGATCTCCGTTCCGGAACGACCCGAATCATATTCGGCCAAAGATTGTCAACTCAGCGACAGCTGTACAAACCGAAAGTTTTTTCCCCAGGTGAGCAAAACATGTCGGCAATTTTGCTCAAAATCCTTTTAATTATAGCCGGCGTTGAACAGAATCCAGGTCCCAGTATTTGGCTCTGTTCAATATGTCAACAACGCATAATGCGTAACACCACCTCAGTACAATGCACCGTTTGTAATAACTGGTGTCACCTGAAAAGGTGCTCAGGACTCACCAGTCACCGCGACTGGAACCCCAGCTTCGTAGGATCTTGTTGTAGTACGCAGCCTCAAAACCCCAGCACTACCCCCATAATTACGATCCCACAATCCCGTGTCCAAACTCCACCCCCCGGACAAAATTTTGTCCAATCCCCAACCCCCGGACACAGCAGACCCTGTTCAAATCAATGGACATGTTCTGTCTGTCAGGACGTAATTAGAAGGAATATAACATCAATTCAGTGCAATGGCTGTAAAAATTGGTGCCATATGAGAAGATGCTCTGGATTACGCTCGCACAAGGACTGGAGTAATAGCTTTTTAGCCCCCTGTTGCATAAACATACCCCCGGCGACAGTTGCCACCCCAGCCACACCTGTGCAATTCACCCCGCACAGTGTTGTGCAGACACCCCAACATCTGCCTCTACTACAACAACAAACCCCGGCGAGAACTCCACCTCAACTGCCAAGTATATTAAATATACCACCCCATCAGCACCATACCCGGCGGCCTTTGCATATCGGGGATTCCCAAGTATCGTTTAAGATCATGCAGTTAAACTGTAATGGTCTTAGAAATAAGGTCGTGGAAATCACCAATTTTATGCATGTTAATAACATCCTCATTGCCGCCATTCAAGAAACGAAGCTAACCAGGGATTGTAGACTCTCGGCTTCCAGTGATTACAACATCATTCGGAAAGACAGGGAACGTGATCATGGTGGTGGCCTTGCTTTTATCATAAAGCGAAGCGTCAATTATACGTTGACAGTACCACCCCCCTCCCCCTCTCCTGACCCCTACCTGGAAGTAATGAGCATCTCAATAAAAACTGGAGATATTGAGTTAGAAATTGTCAATGTATATATTCCACCCGTAAACAGCATTGGGACTAGTTATCATCCCAGCATAGCACACCTTTTGCAAGGAGATAACAGAATAATACTTGGTGATTTCAATGCTCACCACGAGAGTTGGTACTCCCAGCTACCAAACGATCCACGCGGTATTTCATTATCAGACCAGATAGACGACTCGGACTTCGCTGCAATTAACGAAGACCTCTCTACGAGAATAACTGCTCGATGTTCAAGCTCCCCAGACATTTCCATCGTCTGCATGTCGCTTCTTGCCCATACCACCTGGCAAGCCCAAACGGCATTAAACTCCGATCACATCCCTATCTTGATCACAGTAGAGAAGTCTAGCGACTTTGTGGAGCCAGATAAGCGCACGTTCGTTAACTACAACAAAGCTGACTGGCACAGCTTTACGAACTACATAGACGATACACTACGTCACTTGCCGCCCCCCACATGTGCCAGAAGGGGTGAAGCAATCTTTAGAAAGATAGTCCTTCAGGCGGTAAGGCGCTTTATCCCCGCAGGAAGAATACCAAATATTAGACCAAATTTTCCATCACAGGCAGCACGATTGGCTCAGGAACGCGATCTCCTGCGTGCTAGCAATCCAGCTAATGAGCAAATTGAGCAGTTGACGGCTGAAATTGACTTTATCGTCGACGAACATCGCCGCAACAAATGGTTGGACCACCTGAATCATTGCTCAACAGACTCTAAATCGCTATGGTCTACTATCAAAAGTCTAACTGGAAACAATAATAGAAATCAAAACCTCGCTGCTATTGCGTTTAATAACTTGCAACATACAGATGCCAAGAAATGCGCAACACAATTCTGCAGGCAATTTATAGAACACCCCGCCACGCAGAGCCGGACCAAAAGGACTATAGTTCGGAGAACTAAGAATCTTACTCGAGATCCTCAGCCACGCTCCTTCACCTCCTGTGAAGTCGAGTTCATTATCTCCAAATCGAAACCTTCTAAAGCTCTAGGTCCGGATGGTATCTCAATGATAATGCTAAAGAAGCTCGGTAAAGTAGGTCTGGAATATCTCACCCACCTTCTGAATCTCTCGATTCACCATTTGGTGATTCCAGATATCTGGAAAGTGGCTCGAGTTATCCCAATTCTAAAACCGGAAAAATCAGCTACCCTAGGAGAATCATACCGCCCCATCTCCTTATTGTCACCAATAGCAAAGATTTTAGAATCCCTACTATTACCCACCCTGAAAGAGCATTTCCCGCTCGCCACACATCAACATGGATTCAGGGAAGCGCATAGCACAACAACGGCTCTAACTCAGATAACCTCCCAGATCGCCAATGGCCTCAATCAGCAACGACCGTGTCAACGTACCATCGTCGCCGCACTGGATTTATCCAAGGCATTCGATACGGTCGATCACTCGATACTGATTAATGACATCGTGAACTCCACACTCCCAAATGATGTCAAACGCTGGATAGCCAACTATCTATGTGGAAGACATGCGTTTGTAGAGTTCAGAGGCCAGAAATCAAAATACCGCAAGATAAAGATGGGCGTGCCACAAGGAGGAGTACTATCACCGATGCTCTTCAACATATATCTTGCCAAGCTACCTGAACCCCCCCCAAATGTCTCTATGGTGTCGTATGCAGATGATTGCACTATTATTTCATCAGGTGTCAACATCGACGACATAAGTGCCAAAATTACCCGATACCTGGCCACCATAACAGACTTTTTTCAGGAACGCAAACTCAGGTTATCTGCTCCGAAATCCTCGGTGTCCCTTTTCACCTCTTGGACTAAAGAAGTAAGGACGGCGCTCAACATCTCAGTCGAAGGTCGAACTATCCCCACGGTTCAAAACCCGAAAATTTTAGGGGTAGTCTTCGACAGCCTCCTTCACTTTTCAAGGCACGCAACCTACATCAACCAAAAGGTTaaaaataggaacaaggtccttAAAGCTCTAGCTGGCACCTCTTGGGGCATGAACAAAGAGACGATTGTAGCGACATACAAGGCAATTGGTCGCTCTCTTCTCAACTATGCTGCCCCAGTATGGACCTCTTTCCTCAGTGACACCCAATGGCGAGGTTTACAAACGGCCCAAAATAATGCTCTCCGGATCGCAACCGGTTGTGTCAAGATGACGAATGTGGATCATCTACATGAGGAGACCAGGTTACTGTCGGTCAGACAACATAATGTGTTGTTGACTAGACAGTTCCTGTTGACATGCCATCTGCCGAGTCACCCCAACCATCAGATTCTGATGCAGGATCCTCTTCCCCGACACATCCGGATGGACTTTCGACACTTTCGCAGCGACATCCAAGACGTCATACCATCGGACGTCGACAGATTGTCTATTGCAAGTGCTCGGAAATTGTTGCATCAAACGGCGGTTACTGAAGCCATTAATGGCTACACATGCAACAGAGTCCTAAATGAACACCCCCCTGCGATATCGGATTGTGAGAGACAATTACCAAGGCATACAA
The nucleotide sequence above comes from Calliphora vicina chromosome 1, idCalVici1.1, whole genome shotgun sequence. Encoded proteins:
- the RhoGAP93B gene encoding uncharacterized protein RhoGAP93B isoform X2, yielding MSSSCERIEWVEIIEPRTKEHMYANLTTGECVWDPPEDVPIKRTDSSQWWELFDTNTQRFYYYNAASQKTVWHRPSKCDIIPLAKLQTLKQNTDPSDRREISTQTLQQQLLQQQQQQQQQQHHQSSQHSSPSMPKIRSSSQRGNSSHHNLHTQNSNTSTTGSAGSGGGGSRAGDGGSIGGTNKRSSAGLPLHASSEEKLTTEILSSPRGRQSFRVGTGDSSRSMDMQQISTSSRRSQDSYNHVRESGKSSDSSLSSIHGYRRFNDDHIGGGGGGLNSSGMVGGGGVVGTNESLRVGSLQKHRSRKEGSSGGSFDVLQESISSHNIPHVSSSSQRQHRSSEMSSPTMHTPQTKKKISPDAHHLQQYPQTSPSPQQPIFNSQQRSLVSGGGGSTTGSVGSKSSTSTRQTMEYGGSDRERDFKVSLARSGSFMSSSINPSAAGHHSKSYRRSAAETANGVGVSPASAACIVGGGNGGNGGAASDDSMHEKYFKSVENTPLSRRRHTTTPKGSSGAASASSGHGTGGSAGSNMKHSSDSSPQSPISPHSNKNKPLKASPNIMSERGTPLLHSPGGHSICSVQQPPSSSSHSHHKQDSSCSLELLNLDRLSLREGAGGVVGVLGERMGSNKTTSPHLSDITGHVTATNNITSKNFPSSDNIGLLTHSSRGSNDSRGKHKSSNTGSWSQPQDNRSRGHNSLSLDKQSRHSNDYYHHDNKRNSRKAKERHHHLHADNSDVEYDNGNISPLYSNWDSEMQEHLLPLKHYIIEQAKLSGRYVFGDPIDSDSYHSDSQSEQSLSGHEPDNEDSDGGSDTHGGYLEHNYGMIEDYANMGDSVSYYAYQYPPYDPAAREEISDNVEAVLEGIGSDVNSQKSKQPTRYQYYDTATTHTPSTLNQQQSTHHFSTAQQQPHHLLTAQQQPQQLYSNAPPLPPGHPSASASHHHLQLDGSDKSKQSQTLPSPNRQISRIAQNSQDSGTGIGGRLPMPPPPPHPYTKEGETNVSNMVGGSMMRRPLPPPNLKPTIQQIFPPSERAPQGLGGMPTLACMKECDIEKFAADNLNLHSKGIFRKKSSVRDMLSWTSEAISRPMLALSRDKTDKKIAIELFKLVQIYMGDRKARAGMSLNSVAIDIITAALPQQQLRDELYVQLCRQTTENPKRDSLIRGWELMAICLSFVPPSVTFQPTLLNYVNRHRDTTYAISFPEVGKWPIHVQISHYATVCCRRLDRIGSHGRKQAKKPTDDEVEQARNQILRNSMFGNTLEEVMQLQKDKFPFRKLPWIQTTLSEHVLQLNGKQTEGIFRVSADVDEVNTLKSRLDRWDVPEFKNTMDAHAPASLLKLWYRELYDPLIPDELYDECVNTEDPDKAKAIVDRLPELNKLVLTYLIHFLQQFSHSDVVSATKMDSSNLAMVFAPNCLRCMSDDPKVILENARKEMSFMRTLIQHMDTTHVANLM